A DNA window from Ipomoea triloba cultivar NCNSP0323 chromosome 10, ASM357664v1 contains the following coding sequences:
- the LOC116031900 gene encoding nucleoplasmin-like protein NO29 — protein sequence MKSNSKALLDLEDKSTPSASSLESKLSFCDGDESFLSRSTKLNPPDKKPAISSIPQSQFLGKVKDFLGVISEANKNLELDAKTNPGKNYDIEALTGEESEYIEMDLMLGVAELQTEEAVAAAESALAGYQPVIPLAVSSSETESEESSDDEDSDGDDDDDNEDGDEAERPSPKKGKTAKPVEKDSSSKNKQPRKRPKIVELS from the coding sequence ATGAAGTCTAACAGCAAAGCTCTGCTTGATTTGGAGGACAAAAGCACACCCTCTGCTTCGTCTTTGGAATCGAAACTCAGTTTTTGCGATGGAGATGAAAGTTTTCTGTCCCGAAGTACTAAACTCAACCCTCCTGATAAGAAACCTGCCATTTCCTCCATTCCTCAGAGCCAATTTCTAGGTAAAGTGAAGGATTTCCTGGGAGTGATATCGGAAGCAAATAAAAATTTGGAGCTTGATGCGAAAACCAATCCAGGGAAGAACTACGATATAGAAGCTCTGACTGGGGAAGAATCTGAATATATTGAAATGGACTTGATGCTCGGTGTTGCAGAGCTGCAAACCGAGGAAGCTGTAGCTGCCGCTGAGTCTGCATTAGCTGGTTATCAACCGGTGATTCCTTTGGCTGTTAGTAGTAGCGAGACAGAATCAGAAGAGAGCAGTGATGATGAAGATAGCGatggagatgatgatgatgacaacgaGGATGGTGATGAAGCTGAGAGACCTTCTCCTAAAAAGGGGAAAACTGCTAAGCCTGTTGAAAAGGATTCTTCTTCAAAGAATAAGCAGCCAAGAAAGAGACCAAAAATTGTTGAGCTTTCATAG
- the LOC116033300 gene encoding VQ motif-containing protein 11-like, giving the protein MSSSSSNPNALNNTNTHNNVPYASSPPTLLPCGFPPNTTFVQTDPSNFQAVVQRLTGATQDPSVQKLPVVLPARRAGKPNSGGHHRPPFKLHERRLRTGKKLQITLNGGGGTVGPSAAARVVMGSPVSPLEMLARRSPTTSAAVGNEEEEEERGISEKGFCFRPSPLSTPRGGGRSEPPELLPLFPLHSPSTRHHSSCS; this is encoded by the coding sequence ATGTCTTCTTCATCTTCGAACCCTAACGCTCTAAACAACACAAATACTCATAATAATGTCCCATATGCCTCATCACCACCCACATTATTGCCATGTGGCTTTCCCCCCAACACCACTTTCGTCCAAACAGACCCTTCGAACTTTCAGGCCGTCGTCCAGAGACTCACCGGTGCAACCCAAGACCCATCGGTCCAGAAGCTCCCCGTCGTTCTCCCCGCACGCCGTGCCGGAAAACCCAACTCCGGCGGCCATCACCGCCCACCCTTCAAGCTCCACGAACGGAGGCTGCGGACCGGGAAAAAGCTCCAGATCACCCTCAACGGCGGCGGCGGAACAGTTGGCCCTTCGGCGGCGGCGCGTGTGGTGATGGGCTCACCCGTGTCGCCGCTGGAAATGTTGGCACGACGGAGCCCGACGACGTCGGCGGCGGtgggaaatgaagaagaagaagaagagaggggGATTTCGGAGAAGGGGTTTTGTTTCCGTCCGAGTCCACTCAGTACGCCGAGAGGCGGCGGCCGGTCTGAACCGCCGGAGCTTTTGCCTCTGTTTCCCCTTCACTCGCCATCGACACGCCACCATTCATCTTGTTCATAA